The Oncorhynchus masou masou isolate Uvic2021 chromosome 13, UVic_Omas_1.1, whole genome shotgun sequence genomic interval taatgcgtttgagccaatcacttatgttgtgacaaggtataggtggtatacagaagatagccctatctggtaaaagaccaagtccatatattggcaagaacagctcaaataagcaaagagaaatgacagtccatcattcatttaagtcatgaaggtcagtcaatacagaacatttcaagaactttgaaagtttcttcaagtgcagtcgcaaaaaccatcaagtgccgtgatgaagctggctctcatgaggaccgacacaggaaagcaagacccagagttacctctgctgcagaggataagttcattagagttaccaggctcagaaattgcagctcagagttcaagtaacagacatctcaacatcaactgttctgaggagactgcgtgaatcaagccttcatggtcaaattgctgcaaagaaaccactactaaaggacaccaataagaaaaagagaaTTGCTAGAGCCAAGAaatatgagcaatggacattaaaccagtggaaatctgtcctttggtctgatgattccaaattttagatttttggttccaaccgccatgtctttgtgaaacgctgagtaggtgaacggatgatctcttcatttgtggttcccaccgtgaagtacggaggaggtggtgtgatggtgcttttcgGGTGACACTGTATGTGATTTATGtagaattcaagtcacacttaaccagcatggctaccacagcattctgcaacgatacgccgtcccatctggtttgcgcttcgtGGGACCATcatatgtttttcaacaggacaatgatccaacaaacctccaggctgtgtaagggctatttgaccaagaaggagagtgatggagtgctgcatcagatgacctggcctccacaatcacactgacctcaacccaattgagatggtttgggatgagttggacctcagagtgaaggaaaagcagccaacaagtgctcagcatatgtggaaactcattcaagactgttggaaaagcattccaggtgaagctggttgagagaatgccaagagtgtgcaaagctgccaccAAGGCAAagaatggctactttgaagaaatagaaaatacattttgatttgtttaacccttttttggttactacatgattccatgtgttatttcatagttttgatgtcactACTAATTCTACAATGGAGAAATAAAAACCCTGTAATTTATACAGTTGAAATACATAGAAAAAAAGTGACTTCAGTGCCACTGCAAATGTTATTTTCACAAAAATAGGTTTAAATTCTGCCAGTATAAATCAAATACAGTAACAATCCTGTAAAATGCTGGTAgtatcatttaaaaaaagacaTTTGTAATACAGCTCTGTCTCTGATCATTGACTGTGGTTGGTTGATAGTCATCAGGGTTGTATTTACTAGGGGGGGAAAGCAGAAATGGGGAGGGACTACTTAAACTTGCGATAAGAAAGaattgctcttgttttccttcgCATAGCGTTTTGCGAAAGTGAAGAACATTTTGCTATGGTGTACACTAATGAATACATCAGGACATCGAGACTAGTGGAAGTCTGAGTGGTTGGCCCTGCTGTGTCTCTGCTGCTGTGAGGGATGTCTTGTGGGTCTAACGGGCTCCTGGGAGTTCATCACAATATCCAAGGACATGGGCAGCTCAAACCGCTCCAGCATCTGCCCAATCTTCTCCCTTGACACACTGTGCTTGTTTCTCCTGGAGGGGGGAAGGACAGGTGTATTGGGGAGGTTTCTTCTGCTCTACATACGATTTGTTTTATAAATAAGCTATAAAGTATGTCTTCATGCAAAACATATAAAAAACAGGCATTCAATTATAGGGTGTTAACCTATACAATGAGTCTCATTTAAGGTTTGTAAAAACCAGTCGTCTCTATCATGTAAAATGTAAAAACCAGTCTCTATGTAaaaaccagtctctatcacccctcagatactagtCTTACCTCTGATGTATCAACGCTCTAGGATAGCAATGTTCCAAGTTTAACCCAGAATCCAACAGCCTTATACTAAAGTGGATTAAATAGTAATacatttcaaaaaacctgttttcaaatTGTTATTacggggtactgtgtgtagattgatgagggcattttatttaatccattttagaataaagctgtaacctaACAATTTTGATAAATTCAATGGGTCTAAATACTTTTGAATGCACGGTTTCTATACACACAGTATACTCATTTACAAAGCTAACAGACTAAATTTCAACATCTACCCTCCTCGAAAGTGATCTTTTCCGGTTGTCATGGTGTATTTCTGAGTCTTTCCCTTTAAAGGACCCCTCCAGAGGAAGTTATCGCTCCTATTTCAATCTATCTAGTCCTAGAGCGGAAATGTTCGTTAACGTTCCACGTCCGAAGAATGATGCAGGCTATTATGTATTGTAATGTCTATTCATTACAATACATAATCATAAATTGGGGGTGGGAAGGAATGTTGTGGTGATTTCCACAGGGAGTGGATCAATATCAACAAATAGGGCACAGACAGGTGTCAGTGTAGCTAGCTAAGGTGCATCCTTTAGTAGGTAGGCTGCTGCTAGGCTTCAGTACAGCAAAGCCAAGTCAGACCGTGCTCGTGGTTCTCAGTGAAATGATAGGAAACTACGACTTTGCCCATGATGCACACCGCAAATGACATGTAACATCCTGGGCATCGGATACGAAACACCAATACAAATGTAACAGCACAACATAAATAAGGGACTTGTTTTTCTTCCGTGGGTGCCATATcgtttaagtgataatgcccgagaaacCGCTTGGAGGATATTTTGTCACAGTTgcttggaggatatattggcaaaccgtgccaatatatcctccaaacacgggCTTCAAGTGCATTATGacttttatacaatgggttaccaacatattcaaataatgattgacatattttcttTAAACACGTTGATgcatttattcatactatttaatccttccacaagatatagtcccgataCAAATATAGGGTTGCTatccaagccggctggtcgttcgttctattggTTCGGGTTGAGAGAGACACGActcagtcgttcagtcttttggtTCTGTgactatggacgcgacccagtcgtttgttctaaatgttccattgccatactggctggcaacgttcttattcTTTGCTTGCTAGTTAGCCAACTACAGCTAACTTAGTCACGTCAAACaatgcagccagaataacagaaGCTGCATttgtttgtttaagctgttttctagtgatttTTTGTTGTGTGTTGCTCTCTCGTCAGAACACTGTTGTTTAAAGGAGCTATAGCCAACAACACAGTTAACACAATAATTTCAAACTGAAGCTgcaaagactgcaaactagctgcacttcttTTTGTTGAACCTTTTTTCAatttacatttctttgtatatatccagaAAAATGaagccagctgattcatgatttcaactTGCTGAGAAACACTGCCTGCATATTTTGTCCGGACTcctacacgttcattactatgggacagctggagatcgaatttgaatattgaaacaatgatgcaaatgtcggagagacagacaaaggTTGACACAAATTtcctgttgaaaactaaatgttagtcttcaaaaatgtgagataatgtcaagatgctttttatagtagagatcaagtttataacttgcctggctgggctgatgagacagtggattgcacagtcagatggaacagagtaaataggcattttaatgtcatagatttagcctgttgtaatttgtggaatagacaccagctggaatgcGCTTTTAACAAATCAGTATTAGACCCACCTATAATTTTCATAGGAAGACACGGCATTGACATGGATTACCACAAATGTCCCACTTCAGATTTCCCACGTTAAGGCCAAATATATCATACTTTGACAAAAAATGACCCTTTGACATAATCTTTTACCTCAAAAAAGTGGATTTCTGCTGGTGTGGCCGTTTAAATCGCCATAACAGCCCCTCTCAACATAGATTGATCGTGGTTAAACTGACAAGGGTGTAAAATAGATTTGGATTGGTTCAATGCGTGGAAACACCTCCAAATGCCGAAAATGGAAGAGATACAACTAAGAACATCACAGTCTAAACTATAAACGGTCACAACAAACTAATGTTCTTATTTCATCAACACTGTTAGTACAAGCATAGTAAGATTCTAATACTGTAGAGAACAATCTAAtcattgtatttgatttgatgacaTGAGGCAAAGAAAACTATGTTTTGACATGAAGTTAGTAGCACCCTCTTGAATTGACCTGTTTTCCCCTGCATTCTAGAGCAGCGAGTGAACGCCCTACGATGTACCGTATATAATTTGAATAATGTATATTCTCTAAATACATAgcacccaatttgtaagtcgctctggataagagctagctcgtctgctaaatgacttaaatgtaaatgtaaatgtaatcttaCATGAAGATAGTATATTTTACTGCAGACAATTATGGACAGACTTACTTCTCTAACTCGACAGGATCAAATTTCCAGCTGGTGTGAGGCTCATGAAAGTTGATACTGTATCCTCTCTCCAAGGCCTGCATGATGAGAAATAAGTATTCATCATATTCATTCAAATGTACATCAAATGGGTAGATTTATGATAACTGAAAAATACTGTCTGCAAAAAAGACAATACAACAGGATAAACATACCAGTTTAACATATGGCTTCATTTCCCAAGCTTGCATATTTGTGTTATCAATAATGACAGGAGAACAGCATTTACACATGGCTTCTTGGGCTGAAAGAATACAAAGCATTAGGCAAATTCATTTATACACTCCTTTTTTACATGTTTATAAAAAAACAAGATAATAAATTAAACATATCCAATAAAACAATATATAATATTAATAGCAATGATGGTGGCCTGGCTGTATCGGCATAGGTTTGATTCAGAGCTACTGCCCTTAGAGAATGACAGTGGGAAAGAGATTTGTCTATGTGTTCAATAAAATCAGAATATACcttaaaaatatatttcaaaacaATAGCAACGATGGACCTCATTTATTACTACTTTATCAAAAGAAAATCAAGCGCATTTTTAAAGACACTGCTATAGAGCCAACCTCGGTTCTGGTTCCAGTGGTGTGCGGCCCCCAGCAGACTGGGATCGTAGAGGTAGCCTTCTTCCTGGGAGAAGTAGTCATCTGTACTCAGAACCTTCCCACTGGAGCCTGTCGACAGCAGTTCCCTGGAGAAACACACATGCAATGGCTCAAAACAAATGCTTTTAAAATAGAGGTAAATTCATTCAAACATAAGTAAACAGTTAACGTGTGACTTATTGGTTGAAATTGTGCGATTGTAATCTTGATGCTTGAAAAAGACACATTTACAACTGTTTTATTACTGATTCATAAAATGTCTATATACTTGTTCTAAACCTATTATAGTTTGTTAGTTACCCAACAATGTTTCCCTGATAAAAACATACCTGGCCAGTGTTGATTTCCCAGATCCCGGGGCTCCCCTCATCAGAATGAGAACCAGAGAAGGATCATAGTCATATGTTTTATCTTCTGGTGGTTGGTGCTGATCCTCTGGCAGAGGTGGCTCAGGTGCTCTGTCAAACCTCTGCTGCCATTCAGAAGAACCTTGCTGGTTATAAGGCTGGTCAATACCCTGCTGATCATACTTGTCATCTCTCCAACcgtagccccctctctctctgttgttagaGTGCTGTGGGGGAAAGGCATGGCCATCCAAGTCTGGAGAGTTCCTGTACCCATCAGGGACAGGGAACCTGTGAAAAGGTGGGACCTGCTGGGAGCCCTCTCGTTGGGGGTGATACCGGTGGTCTGTGGGAGGTAGTGGCGGGAGGCAGGGGATTGGAGGTGGTGGCAGGAAGCGGTGGGGAGGTCTGTGGAACCTGTAGTATGGCTGACTGTGGAAAGGTGGGGGAGGTTGCCAGTGATTATGATCTGAGTAGGGACCATAGCTGGGCCCCTTAGGTATCGGTCTCCTGGGCTGGTATGGCTCATTGTCATACCAGTGTGGGCAAGGCACATGATTAGGTTGCTTATGGCCATGGCTTGCGTTTGACACTTCTCTTGCAGGTGGTGGGTTATGAGCCGTGAGTAATTCAACTGAGCCTTCATTTTTGGCCGTGCTACTGTCAACGCTGTCTTTTGGATCAATCTCCTCAAGCTCTTTGTAGAACTCACTCAGTGTCTCTTCAATGTTAGGTTTGGAAAGTTTCCTTACTTTTGGGGGTTTGGGAGCTCTCTGGACTGCCTTAGGAGGACAGCATACAGGTCCAATGAAGGCAGTGCTGCTGGTACCCAGCTTTTTTATAACTGGCTCTCGGCCTCTTACGCCAGGACCTCCATTAATTCTCACTGGCAGCACTCTGTCTGTTGCAGAGGCTCCATTTGTCTCCGCTTTTGAACACTCCAGCAGTTCTCCATTTCTTCCAGTGTGAGAAGTTAACGAGTTGGCATTTCCATGAGACATCGAGATGGTGGGGCGAAATCCTTTGAATCAACATGCTATGAAGGTAACAAGACCtcaatgacaaatcaaaaatccCTCTACTGCACATCATAGTTCATGGGTTTAATTAGCAAtacttagctagcaaattagCTTGGTAGTGAAGCTGAATCAGTGGCAAAAGGTTTGATGCTTTTTAAAGAAAGCTAAGTTAACTAATCAAAACAACGCTAAATatctagctagccagccaacatTAGCAAACTTATTTTTTATTGTAAAACCATTCAAATTATACAATCTAGATCAAACTAAGACTATACAACGGAGTGTAGCTAACGTACAACAGTTACAAACATTAGCAAGTTAGCCAATGTCAAAACAAGCCTTGCAAAGTTATTGCTTGGCAAGATTTTGATAACTGATACAATTCTGGCTGTTGCCTATGTGTATTTTGCGAGTTAATTAGCTACTTACCATAAAGTGATCAACTTGAAGCATTACATGTTATCATGTTCATAATTGTGAATTAGCTCACTAGCATTTTGTTTACGGAAGTTAACAGGAAGTCCGACTTCTTCTATCTGTGTGAAACACTGGAGGCAGTTTCGCAGCGACACCGCCACCTGCTGTTACAGTGAAAGTGTTTGACCACACCAGTAAAAATTCTGCTTATAAATTACACTAAATATTAATATTGAATAATAAATTAGAACATTTATTGTGAATATGTAGATGTGAGAGACATGAGGTCATAAAAAATGTTGGTATTTTTGGATTTATATTATACAGTTAGCTCTTCTGATGCCATTTAAGAAAACACTGAAGCAGCCTCACTAAAAATGTTCAGGAGTTGGCCAAGACAACCCCTTTTCTGTCCGATGCATTTTGTTGGGCTCCTCTtttggctgtgctgggtggagattataacagtacatggccaagatcttcaaacgttcatagatgaccagccgggtcaaataaaaatcaaatcaaatttatttatatagcccttcgtacatcagctgatatctcaaagtactgtacagaaacccagcctaaaaccccaaacagcaagcaatgcaggtgtagaagcacggtggctaggaaaaactcactagaaaggccaaaacctaggaagaaacctagagaggaaccaggctatgtggggtggccagtcctcttctggctgtgctgggtggagattataacagaacatgaccaagatgttcaaatgttcataaatgaccagcatggtcaaataataataatcacaggcagaacagttgaaactggagcagcagcacggccagttggactggggacagcaaggagtcatcatgtcaggtagtcctgaggcatggtcctagtgctcaggtcctcagagagagagaaagaaagagagaattagagagagcatacttaaattcacacaggacaccggataggacaggagaagtactccagatataacaaactgaccctagtcaTATCGACAGCCTTGCCACTTAGCTGGACTTCATGCCTGAAGTGTGCATCTGTCCTGTCTTGTTCTTGATATGCCATATGTTGTTGGTTATATATGATTATGCATTTGTCCCAGACCTGTGTTCAAATCATATTTATTTAAATAACCTTAATACATTTCGAAGTAAGTATTTAGACAAAGCTCCTTTGAAAATACATGTAGTTGAATATTGTAATGTATTTGAAAAAAAACTTGTGGAATGTATTGGCATGTACtttataaaaaaatgaaaatactcaaatacacagaaaACTGTATTTAAAATACAATTACTTAAAGgctcagtgcagtcaaaaatgtgatttgccTGTGTTTTACATATATTTCCACGCTAtggggttggaataatactgtgaaaatgatGGTGATGCCTTTTTAGATTAACGGTTTGAAAAAAAACGCCTGAGGTTTTTTGCCTGGTTTGGTAGAATGGAGTTTTGGCTGGCCTGctgacatcaccaggcagtaaatgagttaatagaccaataataaagataattcataacctctgccaataacaactAGTTGTTTTCCCCTGCCCACTGAGACTAATCCCAGACAGTCTTGGAAGAATTCTTTGCTAAGAAATCATTTTTGTtcctttttgaccattttaattggaAAACGATCACAGTAAGGTGCTTAATTGTTACCAGGAAATTATTTTCTATAAAAAAGGCTGCATTGGATCTTTAAATATGCAtgaatttgaacccaggtctgatttGTCCTATTATATTTTCTCCGTATGTTACTTTTTAAGCCCAGCTATAAATTGACGCTTGGGGGataaaattgattgaattgaaAAACCAAGTTCAGAACTGAACAGAACCACCCAGTTCAGAACTGAAAAACTCTTTACAGACTGAACCGGGTCATGTCTAGGGCAGTCATGAAATTGTGTCAAGTAAATAATTGAtggtctcatggtaattgaccggTAATTaaacacattaagcatctcctggcttccatgcATAGTCACATGAAAGGCATGAACTATGGATAGTTTTTGGAACAGGCTGTACACaattcatcagtctctcatttacaatttgacaagcacttgataataccTCAAATTTTCCGGCAGcaaatatataattcacaagtgatattATTTTTGTGCACTCTGGAAAACAACATATAATTAGTTTGACATGTATTCATTAATCATTTAATAAAGGTTTTTCTGCAAAATAATGAAAGCATACTGTTGTTCAGATAGAGCATGACGAGGTCACATAAGTCAATTCATTGCTCCCTTTGCCTTTAT includes:
- the n4bp2l2 gene encoding NEDD4-binding protein 2-like 2, with the translated sequence MSHGNANSLTSHTGRNGELLECSKAETNGASATDRVLPVRINGGPGVRGREPVIKKLGTSSTAFIGPVCCPPKAVQRAPKPPKVRKLSKPNIEETLSEFYKELEEIDPKDSVDSSTAKNEGSVELLTAHNPPPAREVSNASHGHKQPNHVPCPHWYDNEPYQPRRPIPKGPSYGPYSDHNHWQPPPPFHSQPYYRFHRPPHRFLPPPPIPCLPPLPPTDHRYHPQREGSQQVPPFHRFPVPDGYRNSPDLDGHAFPPQHSNNRERGGYGWRDDKYDQQGIDQPYNQQGSSEWQQRFDRAPEPPLPEDQHQPPEDKTYDYDPSLVLILMRGAPGSGKSTLARELLSTGSSGKVLSTDDYFSQEEGYLYDPSLLGAAHHWNQNRAQEAMCKCCSPVIIDNTNMQAWEMKPYVKLALERGYSINFHEPHTSWKFDPVELEKRNKHSVSREKIGQMLERFELPMSLDIVMNSQEPVRPTRHPSQQQRHSRANHSDFH